A stretch of Canis lupus familiaris isolate Mischka breed German Shepherd chromosome 11, alternate assembly UU_Cfam_GSD_1.0, whole genome shotgun sequence DNA encodes these proteins:
- the LOC606863 gene encoding immunity-related GTPase family M protein-like, protein MAQPTQSLHTPSPTSFTSTVPYHKGGSILSESGAMNIEKALGEGKLLDMVSVVRETLETASSVPVSIAVTGDSGNGMSTFINALRKIGHNEEDSAPTGVVRTTQIPTCYSFSDIPNVELWDLPGTGAATQNLETYLEEMQFSKYDLFIIIASEQFSMNLVKLVKSIQGQGKRFYIVWTKLDRDLSTCVLSEEQLLRNIRENIRETLHKEGVCEPIIFLVSSFNPFLHDFPELRKSLHRDISNIGYRGHLENLTHTCEKVINGKVTTLQGQIGSKSFQDILGIQNANDLGEFLNAYHRLFGVDDDSLQEVAQSMGKPKEEYKAIMKSQDLHTALAWDWALSWMNCNAASYLYSVLSYIPILGTTGIHYLKWWSQGHLLEIVAEDTKTILKKILEDAII, encoded by the coding sequence ATGGCACAGCCCACCCAGTCCCTTCACACTCCATCACCTACATCCTTCACTTCTACTGTGCCATACCATAAGGGTGGGAGCATCTTATCTGAATCGGGTGCCATGAATATTGAAAAAGCCTTGGGAGAAGGGAAGTTGCTGGACATGGTCTCTGTGGTCAGGGAGACCCTGGAGACAGCATCCAGTGTCCCAGTGAGCATTGCAGTGACTGGGGACTCTGGCAATGGCATGTCCACATTCATCAATGCATTGCGGAAAATTGGGCACAATGAAGAGGACTCAGCTCCCACAGGGGTGGTGAGAACCACCCAGATTCCCACTTGCTACTCTTTCTCTGACATCCCCAATGTGGAGCTGTGGGACCTGCCTGGCACAGGCGCTGCCACCCAAAACCTAGAGACATATCTGGAGGAAATGCAGTTTAGCAAGTATGACCTCTTCATCATCATTGCATCTGAACAGTTCAGCATGAATCTCGTGAAGCTTGTCAAAAGCATCCAGGGACAAGGAAAGAGGTTTTACATCGTCTGGACCAAGTTGGACAGAGACCTCAGTACATGTGTCCTTTCAGAAGAACAACTCCTGCGGAATATCCGGGAGAATATCAGGGAAACTCTCCACAAGGAGGGAGTGTGTGAACCCATCATATTCCTGGTCTCCAGCTTCAACCCCTTCTTGCATGACTTCCCAGAGCTCAGGAAAAGCTTGCACAGAGACATATCTAACATTGGGTACCGTGGTCACCTAGAGAACCTAACTCACACCTGTGAAAAGGTCATTAATGGCAAAGTGACCACTTTGCAGGGGCAAATAGGCTCCAAGTCTTTCCAGGACATCCTTGGCATCCAGAATGCAAATGATCTTGGGGAGTTTTTGAATGCCTACCACAGGCTTTTTGGTGTGGATGATGACTCTCTCCAGGAGGTGGCCCAAAGTATGGGAAAACCCAAGGAGGAGTACAAGGCCATCATGAAGTCTCAGGATCTGCACACTGCCCTAGCCTGGGACTGGGCATTATCATGGATGAATTGTAATGCAGCCTCTTACTTATATTCAGTTCTGAGCTACATCCCAATCTTAGGTACCACTGGTATCCACTACCTTAAATGGTGGAGTCAGGGACACCTCCTTGAAATAGTTGCTGAGGACACCAAGACCATCCTGAAGAAAATTCTGGAAGATGCCATCATCTAA